The region AATCCTGTTGCTGATCTTTGGTTTGACCACATTAATTGCTGAAGTCTTCATTCCCTCTGGCGGGGCACTAGCAGTCATTACTGTCCTGGCGATTGTGGGCTCGTTGATTTTTTCGGCCATGGCGTGGCTGTGGGCGGCACCACTCGTTTTCGCGGCTCATTTTGCTCTCGTTCTGGTGCTGGTGCCGCTCTGCCTGCTGGGGGCTCTTGAAATTCTCCCGAGAACACGAGCTGGTAAGCGGATGATTCTGCAAGGGCCGGATGGTGATCGATTGAAAGCGCCACAGGCATCGACGGACGAAAAACTGGCTTCTCTGGTGGGACGCCAAGGGTTGGCTAGAACAGCATTATCGCCAGGTGGATCAGTAATGATCGACGACGTTCGCTACTCGGCCATTTCCGGAGAATCGTTGATTGACCCAGGTTCCCCGATTGTCGTCACGGGTTTACGTGGATCGACGCTGATTGTTTCCCCTTTAGCAAAGGAATTGGTGACGACCCAGCTCCCGGCTGGTTCACCAGCTCAATCCCTCCCGCCTGAAACGGATCAAAGGACGAATCTTCGGGAGGATCAAGTTTTTCCAGCAACGGAGCCCGGATCATCGACAATTCAGGAGGCTCAGTTGCCAAACCCTGAAACCTCGCCGTCCTTTCCACAGCCTTCTCCTGTGGTGGAGCTCGATCCATTCGCTCAACTGGCTGACGATCCTGATAACATCGCCTCAGATAACACGAAAGCGGTTTGAGTTTTATCGACGACTGCAAATGCTCACACTCTGGGGCAAGAGCACGGAATCAGGTCGCCTCGGCAGGCAATCCCATGTCGACGGGAGTGAAACATCCCTTTGTGAAGAAGAGATGAGATCTATTGGCTTGGCTCTAGAAAACGATTCACTCCTTGATTTGTGCTTCTCGTAAGGTTAGACCGTAGGAAATCAAGTGGGTTCGTACTGCTGCTCCCGAGTGAGAATGAAGCGTTAAAGGGACTGATCTGATGCGGCAGAGTTTTCGTTGTGAATTCTGAGAGGCCTCATCAGAAAGTTGCTGTTGTCGCATTTTCGTCAGACTTTCAACTTCCGTAAAAAACATCCATTTCTGACCCGAGTTTGAGGTTCGCATGCTAGGTGATTTTGCGGCTGATTCTGGATTCTTGCTGGCCCAGAACCGAACGACGGGGATTGTCATTGGTGTGACAGCCGTCGTTGTCATATTCGGTCTGATTCTGACTTACCTGCTGATTCGTTTTTTCAGCCTCTGGATTCAGTGCAAGTTGACGGGCGTTGGGATTGGTATGTTCCAACTTGTCACGATGTCGATCCGTAAGGTTGATCCCGATGTCATCGTGCGGGCCAAGATTATGGCCGTGCAATCTGGGATGACAGAGATCTATCCCATCACGACTCGCGATCTCGAGGCCCATTACCTCTCACGAGGGAATGTGTTGAATGTCATCAAAGCCATGGTGGCAGCATATCGCGCCAAGATTGAATTGAGTTGGCAGACCGCTCAGGCGATTGATCTTGCCGGACGTGATCTGCTGGAAGCTGTTCGCACCAGTGTCTATCCCAAAATCATCGATTGTCCTGATCCACGCAAAGGTTCGAACACACTCGACGCTGTGGCTCAGGATGGGATTCAGTTGAAAGCGCGAGCCCGAGTGACTGTGCGTACAAATCTCCAGCAACTAATTGGTGGTGCCACCGAAGAAACGATTATTGCTCGTGTGGGGCAGGGGATTGTGCGGGCGATTGGCTCGACCGAAAACTACAAAAAAGTTCTGGAGAATCCCGACCGTATATCACAAACAGTGCTGGAACTGGGACTCGAAGCGAATACGGCTTTTGAAATTGTCTCCATCGACATTGCTGATATCGATGTGGGCGAGAATGTCGGTGCTCGGCTGTCTGCTGATCAGGCTGAAGCTGACATGCGTGTCGCTCAGGCGAATGCTGAGCAACGACGTGCGGAGTTTACGGCTCGCGAACAGGAAATGATTGCTGAAGTCCAGGCCAATCGAGCGGAAGTTGTTCTGGCAGAAGCGGAAGTTCCTAAAGCGGTTGCCGAAGCTTTCCAGAACGGCGCATTGGGGCTGCTCGATTACTACGAATTGAAAAACGTCCAGGCGGATACTCAGATGCGATCTGCTATTGCCGGGCAATCTGTCACACAGAGATAATGTTGATTTGCTCTGTTAACACTCATCACGATCCTGTTTGAGTGTGGTGTTCGTGAGAGCTGGAGACCGGGGAATCAGACCCGGTTGATCGATTGAGTCATGATGAGGGCAGGCCGATGTTCACACCGGGCGATTTCTTGCTGGCTCCCTCGTTAGGGATTGATGCCGGGCAGATTGTCGGTTTGCTGGTGCTCCTGTTTACTGTCCTGAGTTGGGTCGTCAATGCGATTCAGGGTGCCCAGAAGGCGATGGCTGAAAAGCAGGCGAAAGAGAAGTTTCGCACGCCTCCCAAAGACAACGCTTCCACCAAAATAGAAGAATTTCTTCGAGAAGCCAACGAGAAGCTTTCGGGGGGGGATCAGGAGCGAACTCAACGACGTGCGGAAGAAGCCCGTCGCCGGCAGGAAGCTCTGCAGCGAAAAACTGCCAAAGAGCAACAAAAACAGCAGAAAAAACCTAAGGATTCGACTGCTCGACCACAAGGTAGCAGCATTGGTGGGAAAGGACTTGCGAATCCATCGAACCGCCCATTTGCGAACACGGCTCCTTCGTCGAACCCGAGTTCATTTCCCAGTTCCTCTGGAGCACTCAATCTCAATGAGCCTGTGGGAACTGCAAATTCAGCCAGCATGTCCGGTACTGCGTCTCAGACGGCGAACCCATCGCAATTTGGTGAGCTGGGGATGATGGCCGGAGGGACTGCTGGTAATCAGACGGGGAATCTGGCTGACCCCGGGCGAATGTCTGCAGCGACGGGGCCGCACCCGATTATTGAAATGCTGAAACGTCCCGGCGGTGCAGCACAGGCCGTCCTCATCAATGAAATTCTCTCGCGTCCCAGGTCGCTTCGATAGCCCCAGGTTACTCTGCTCACAGAGTATCAGACTGGGAATAATCGACAGGTCGCTGGTCTTGGCTGATGCATCAACGTGGTGGTTTAAATCGCCAGTGATGACTTTAGACGCTTGCGAGAGATCTGTGATGCTGAGAGAGGTTTGTCAGGCATGCTTGCTCAAAGCTGCAAGCATGGCACGAA is a window of Planctopirus limnophila DSM 3776 DNA encoding:
- a CDS encoding NfeD family protein, translating into MNGYALWSILLLIFGLTTLIAEVFIPSGGALAVITVLAIVGSLIFSAMAWLWAAPLVFAAHFALVLVLVPLCLLGALEILPRTRAGKRMILQGPDGDRLKAPQASTDEKLASLVGRQGLARTALSPGGSVMIDDVRYSAISGESLIDPGSPIVVTGLRGSTLIVSPLAKELVTTQLPAGSPAQSLPPETDQRTNLREDQVFPATEPGSSTIQEAQLPNPETSPSFPQPSPVVELDPFAQLADDPDNIASDNTKAV
- the floA gene encoding flotillin-like protein FloA (flotillin-like protein involved in membrane lipid rafts); translation: MLGDFAADSGFLLAQNRTTGIVIGVTAVVVIFGLILTYLLIRFFSLWIQCKLTGVGIGMFQLVTMSIRKVDPDVIVRAKIMAVQSGMTEIYPITTRDLEAHYLSRGNVLNVIKAMVAAYRAKIELSWQTAQAIDLAGRDLLEAVRTSVYPKIIDCPDPRKGSNTLDAVAQDGIQLKARARVTVRTNLQQLIGGATEETIIARVGQGIVRAIGSTENYKKVLENPDRISQTVLELGLEANTAFEIVSIDIADIDVGENVGARLSADQAEADMRVAQANAEQRRAEFTAREQEMIAEVQANRAEVVLAEAEVPKAVAEAFQNGALGLLDYYELKNVQADTQMRSAIAGQSVTQR